The following coding sequences are from one Virgibacillus necropolis window:
- a CDS encoding PTS sugar transporter subunit IIB, protein MKILAVCGNGLGSSMVLRMTAEAVLKDLGVKASIKTADISSAKSEEADIIITSEQFSNMLTGSIDAPIVTVKNYVDRGEMKEKLEPALANL, encoded by the coding sequence ATGAAAATTTTAGCAGTATGTGGAAATGGATTGGGAAGTAGCATGGTATTAAGAATGACAGCAGAGGCCGTATTAAAAGATTTGGGTGTAAAAGCAAGCATAAAAACTGCTGATATTAGTTCAGCAAAGTCAGAAGAGGCCGACATTATCATCACCTCTGAACAATTTTCTAATATGTTGACAGGTAGTATAGATGCACCAATCGTAACAGTGAAGAATTACGTAGATCGTGGTGAAATGAAAGAAAAGCTAGAACCTGCTTTAGCAAATCTTTAG
- a CDS encoding PTS ascorbate transporter subunit IIC: protein MALIGLLALKKEITDIVSGTLKTIVGFLILTGGAGILVGALDPLSAMVKDGFNLHGVVPTNEAIVAVAQDAFGAQTAIIMALGFVVNIILARLTPAKFIFLTGHHLFFMATLLAVVLGSAGVTGTNQAILGGVLLGTIATMMPALVHPFMRKITGNAPFALGHFNSLGYIVSSLTGKAVGDKEKTTEDIKISPKLDFLRDSIVMTTLTMIIMYVILAIVAGPDSLKEFAGGSNYIMYAIVQAMTFGAGLAIILMGVRMILAEIVPAFQGIALKVVPNALPALDAPTTFTFAPTAVLVGFISSLIGGLISMAIMGPLGLVLIIPGMVPHFFDGGTSGVFGNATGGRRGAIIGSFINGILITVLPAILLSFLGSLGLANTTFGDSDFAWVGILMAYIAKLGVGGMYAAVIIVSALFIALASYVSIKDKKAQVQENE from the coding sequence ATGGCTCTCATTGGCTTGTTAGCATTAAAGAAAGAAATTACTGATATTGTCTCCGGGACGCTAAAAACGATTGTCGGATTTCTAATTTTGACTGGAGGTGCCGGCATCCTTGTCGGTGCTCTTGATCCTCTAAGCGCTATGGTTAAAGATGGATTTAACCTTCATGGGGTTGTACCGACAAATGAAGCGATTGTCGCTGTGGCACAGGATGCGTTTGGAGCTCAAACAGCTATCATTATGGCGCTTGGATTTGTAGTGAACATCATTTTAGCTCGATTAACCCCCGCTAAATTTATTTTTCTAACAGGACATCATTTATTTTTTATGGCAACCTTATTAGCGGTGGTACTAGGGAGTGCAGGTGTAACAGGCACAAACCAAGCTATTTTAGGTGGAGTTCTTCTTGGAACAATCGCTACAATGATGCCAGCCTTGGTTCATCCATTTATGAGAAAAATTACGGGTAATGCTCCCTTTGCATTAGGGCATTTTAATTCTTTGGGGTATATTGTTTCATCATTAACTGGAAAAGCAGTTGGAGATAAAGAGAAGACTACTGAGGACATTAAAATTTCACCGAAGTTAGACTTTTTGCGTGACTCCATTGTAATGACTACGTTAACGATGATTATCATGTATGTCATCCTAGCAATTGTTGCAGGTCCGGATTCGCTTAAAGAATTCGCGGGTGGAAGTAATTATATTATGTACGCGATTGTTCAGGCGATGACCTTTGGGGCTGGCCTAGCGATCATCTTAATGGGAGTACGAATGATCTTGGCAGAGATTGTACCTGCTTTCCAGGGAATTGCTCTAAAAGTCGTACCAAATGCTCTTCCTGCACTTGATGCACCAACAACGTTTACTTTTGCACCGACAGCTGTATTGGTCGGATTTATATCGAGTTTAATTGGTGGTCTAATTAGTATGGCGATTATGGGTCCTCTTGGTTTAGTATTGATCATCCCCGGTATGGTCCCACACTTCTTTGATGGTGGAACTTCCGGAGTGTTTGGAAATGCAACTGGGGGAAGGCGCGGTGCCATCATTGGTTCATTTATTAATGGGATATTGATTACCGTACTTCCAGCTATTTTATTGTCATTCCTAGGCTCACTAGGTCTTGCCAACACAACATTCGGGGACAGTGACTTTGCATGGGTAGGTATTTTAATGGCTTATATAGCTAAATTGGGTGTTGGTGGAATGTACGCAGCAGTTATCATTGTTTCCGCACTATTTATCGCTCTAGCAAGCTATGTTTCGATTAAAGATAAAAAAGCACAAGTGCAAGAAAACGAATAA
- a CDS encoding sodium:solute symporter family protein, whose protein sequence is MWYIIIFGFYVVFLIWTNVKSLKAVESIDDFTTGGHRMGLLLGIGTTAATWVSVASVIGVPGYLYSSGVAAIIGWVAGWAFGGALIPIVAYKIRRPETPARTFPEFIRFRFEPFMKKSSLQAIVGILMLVGYLLLVNIQIIGFGIVFSTITGIDYEIAIFAFLLFILLTSFGGFWSVAATDTLNTILIMIGVILTCGVVLSVTGGMENIVETLSTTTAPTYVGGPSLEEGILLSPLGTFGLATLFSIFISNSLGTPSSPHWVARMLAPKNIKVAILQVMGTIIVLIFIMGPLIVIGLGSKVLIPSIPAGKTTDYIVPLIIQEYTPSIIGAITLVAICAAAISTANSMLLHCATSLYYDVYLNIFPKKISDKGFKNWLRVSIFGIAIVAVLLAIKPPWFLAMGFVYIYGGFGAAFFWVVFLGLYWKRMNRAGAYAGIIIGSVVYVITKTIGLPLPFVIAISTSLLGVLLAVYLTKKPPIESYEPYFNAEVSDSTKKVFENIRNGTR, encoded by the coding sequence ATGTGGTACATAATAATATTTGGGTTTTACGTTGTTTTTCTCATTTGGACAAATGTAAAAAGCCTTAAAGCTGTAGAATCAATAGATGATTTTACGACTGGTGGACATAGAATGGGATTACTTTTAGGTATTGGTACAACAGCAGCTACATGGGTGAGTGTCGCTTCCGTAATAGGGGTGCCTGGCTATTTGTACAGTTCAGGAGTTGCAGCAATTATAGGTTGGGTAGCAGGCTGGGCCTTTGGGGGCGCCTTAATCCCAATTGTTGCATATAAAATAAGACGACCAGAAACGCCGGCAAGGACATTCCCGGAATTTATTCGCTTTCGTTTCGAACCTTTTATGAAAAAAAGTAGCTTGCAAGCAATAGTAGGGATCTTAATGTTAGTCGGTTATTTGCTTTTGGTTAATATCCAGATAATTGGCTTCGGAATTGTGTTTTCAACGATAACAGGAATTGATTATGAAATTGCCATATTTGCCTTTCTATTATTTATATTACTAACAAGCTTTGGTGGATTTTGGTCCGTTGCAGCCACAGATACACTAAACACAATTCTTATTATGATCGGAGTAATATTAACATGTGGTGTGGTCTTATCGGTGACTGGTGGAATGGAGAATATAGTAGAAACGCTTTCGACTACAACTGCTCCAACCTATGTAGGTGGTCCGTCACTTGAAGAGGGAATACTTCTTTCTCCCCTAGGGACGTTTGGACTTGCGACTTTGTTTTCCATTTTTATTTCGAACTCCCTAGGAACCCCTTCTTCACCACATTGGGTTGCAAGAATGTTGGCTCCTAAAAATATTAAAGTAGCGATTTTGCAGGTCATGGGAACAATCATTGTTTTGATATTCATAATGGGACCATTAATTGTAATAGGACTGGGTTCAAAGGTTTTAATCCCAAGCATACCTGCAGGGAAAACGACAGATTACATTGTTCCATTAATTATACAAGAGTACACACCTTCCATAATTGGAGCAATAACACTGGTTGCTATTTGTGCAGCCGCTATATCAACTGCAAATTCAATGCTCTTACACTGTGCTACTTCGCTTTATTATGATGTGTATTTAAATATATTTCCGAAAAAAATTAGTGACAAAGGTTTTAAAAATTGGCTTCGAGTAAGTATATTCGGTATTGCAATCGTTGCAGTCCTCCTTGCTATTAAACCCCCATGGTTTTTAGCGATGGGATTTGTTTATATTTATGGAGGGTTTGGCGCCGCGTTTTTTTGGGTCGTCTTCTTAGGCCTTTATTGGAAACGAATGAACAGGGCAGGAGCATATGCAGGCATAATTATTGGTTCCGTCGTGTATGTCATAACCAAGACTATAGGCTTACCGCTTCCATTTGTAATAGCTATTTCTACCTCTTTACTAGGAGTTTTACTTGCTGTCTATTTAACCAAAAAGCCTCCTATCGAATCTTATGAACCGTATTTTAATGCGGAAGTCAGTGATTCTACTAAGAAGGTGTTTGAAAATATTAGAAACGGGACCCGGTAA
- a CDS encoding GntR family transcriptional regulator — protein sequence MDNFFPSDSEVLSTRNFAYSEIKKQIIKGQLEPDATIIEEKLAKNLQISRTPLREALHRLEWEKFVDRKRNGRLKVASISIEEVKELFSVRRVLECMIVVNAAQNATKVDIQNLENLVEMASLVSSENNIEDILSYGNRFHSYLYDISGHKTAVKILYQLNDRISRYRRLVPIENLKNQKPASNGHKTILINMEKRDLPGVEKAMEDHINHSLEASIKIIKKYKAINKL from the coding sequence ATGGATAATTTTTTCCCTTCAGATTCAGAAGTTTTATCCACTAGAAATTTTGCATATAGCGAAATTAAAAAGCAGATTATCAAAGGTCAGTTAGAACCAGATGCAACTATCATTGAAGAAAAATTGGCTAAAAACTTACAGATTAGCAGAACCCCGTTACGTGAAGCCCTTCATAGGTTAGAATGGGAAAAATTCGTTGATCGTAAACGTAATGGCCGCCTAAAGGTTGCCTCAATTTCAATTGAGGAAGTAAAAGAATTATTTAGTGTCAGAAGGGTTCTGGAATGCATGATTGTAGTAAATGCAGCCCAAAATGCTACAAAAGTTGATATTCAAAACCTAGAAAATCTTGTTGAGATGGCCTCGTTAGTATCATCTGAAAATAATATAGAAGACATACTTTCATATGGTAATAGATTCCATTCGTATTTATATGACATTAGCGGTCACAAAACTGCTGTGAAAATTTTATATCAATTAAATGACCGTATCAGCAGGTATCGACGATTGGTTCCTATTGAAAACCTTAAAAACCAAAAACCCGCTAGTAACGGTCATAAAACAATTTTAATTAATATGGAAAAGAGAGATTTGCCTGGCGTTGAAAAGGCAATGGAGGATCATATTAATCATAGTTTGGAAGCCTCAATCAAGATAATTAAAAAGTATAAAGCAATTAATAAATTGTAG
- a CDS encoding trans-sulfuration enzyme family protein, whose product MISKWGINTDIIHSELKPDEKSRAVSPAIVPAVAYAFPTVESAIEVVSGECEGNYYGRYGNPTTRVLEEKMSKLEGGEDAIAVSSGMAAISISLLNYLKAGDHVVVTKDVYGGTHHFLTVLAPRFGIEVDFVDCTDLNAVENALKFNTKVLYLETPSNPCLTILDLKKLTNLAHSYKVPVIVDNTFMTPILQSPIELGVDVVVHSGTKYINGHGDVIAGFVIGKKKDISFMRKNLMGDLGQNLNAWESYLILRGLKTMGIRLKQHVENAKKVSEFLNGHRGISKVFYPGLPSHRQHSLAKQQMKGYGGIISFELKGGFETGVEFINHLKLAMISFSLGDPETLVQHPASMTHNSIPTEQRVEFGITDGLIRLSVGLEDANDIIDDLDQALTKASTIRLTKYKLNAK is encoded by the coding sequence ATGATTTCTAAGTGGGGTATAAACACAGATATTATTCATTCAGAATTAAAGCCTGATGAGAAGTCAAGAGCAGTATCACCTGCTATTGTACCTGCAGTTGCTTATGCGTTTCCAACTGTTGAAAGCGCTATTGAAGTTGTTTCAGGAGAGTGTGAAGGAAATTACTATGGTAGATATGGTAATCCTACGACAAGAGTTCTGGAAGAAAAAATGTCAAAGCTGGAAGGGGGGGAGGATGCAATTGCGGTTAGTAGTGGCATGGCGGCAATTTCCATATCATTATTAAATTACCTTAAGGCAGGAGATCATGTAGTTGTTACAAAAGATGTTTATGGTGGAACCCATCATTTCTTAACGGTTTTAGCACCAAGATTTGGAATTGAAGTTGATTTTGTAGACTGCACAGATTTAAACGCTGTAGAAAATGCACTGAAGTTTAATACCAAAGTTCTATATCTTGAAACACCTTCCAATCCTTGCTTGACCATTTTAGACCTCAAAAAACTTACTAATCTAGCACATTCTTATAAGGTTCCAGTAATAGTTGACAACACGTTTATGACGCCTATACTCCAAAGCCCAATTGAGCTTGGGGTAGATGTGGTAGTCCATAGTGGTACGAAATATATTAATGGTCATGGCGATGTTATTGCAGGATTCGTAATTGGGAAAAAGAAAGATATCTCTTTTATGAGGAAAAATTTGATGGGTGATTTAGGGCAAAATTTAAATGCCTGGGAATCCTATCTGATTTTAAGAGGCTTAAAAACAATGGGAATTCGCTTGAAACAACATGTAGAAAATGCAAAAAAGGTTTCTGAGTTTTTAAATGGGCACAGAGGTATTTCCAAAGTATTTTATCCAGGTTTACCATCACATCGACAACATAGTTTAGCAAAACAACAAATGAAAGGTTATGGAGGAATAATTTCTTTTGAATTGAAGGGTGGATTTGAAACTGGGGTCGAATTTATTAATCATCTGAAACTAGCAATGATTTCATTTAGCTTAGGAGATCCTGAAACTTTAGTGCAGCACCCAGCGTCAATGACTCATAATTCGATACCCACCGAACAAAGAGTGGAATTTGGAATAACAGATGGTTTAATAAGGCTATCAGTTGGTTTAGAAGACGCAAATGATATCATAGATGATTTGGATCAGGCGCTTACAAAGGCATCCACCATACGATTAACAAAATATAAATTGAATGCAAAATAG
- a CDS encoding tripartite tricarboxylate transporter substrate binding protein yields MKIRKVNLLILLLVSLVFALAGCNQSSEKASGNEGLGDYPSQPIEAIIAFNAGGGTDVAARTVLRYAEEYADTSFAVLNKPGAAGEIGFTTLANAEPDGYTIGMINPPTTLLHPIQRPDEVKYTLDDFKLIANVVSDPGALVVKADSSINSLKDLFDAVRKKPDLNLAYGGPGTSEALTLRRIEEMEDISFNKIPFEGTSPALSALLGGHVEVLITNASEVVSQLKDGKIKVLAVGAEERIDMMPDVPTYKEEGLDLIQVSMRGFAAPKGISDEQQKFLADVIKKTMEDEEFQKKAEEMALPLDYKGPEEYKEFLEDMNKDLQEEYEKNPW; encoded by the coding sequence ATGAAAATTAGAAAGGTTAACCTTTTAATTTTGCTGCTGGTAAGTTTAGTGTTTGCCCTTGCAGGTTGTAATCAGTCTTCGGAAAAAGCATCTGGAAATGAAGGCCTTGGAGATTATCCATCGCAGCCAATTGAAGCTATTATTGCGTTTAATGCTGGTGGCGGTACGGACGTTGCCGCAAGAACTGTCTTAAGATATGCAGAGGAATATGCAGACACAAGTTTTGCAGTTTTAAATAAGCCCGGAGCAGCTGGAGAAATTGGATTTACTACATTGGCGAATGCTGAGCCAGATGGTTATACCATTGGAATGATCAATCCTCCTACAACCTTATTACATCCGATTCAAAGGCCAGATGAAGTTAAATACACATTAGATGATTTTAAGTTAATAGCAAACGTTGTATCCGATCCGGGTGCATTAGTTGTAAAAGCGGACAGTTCGATTAATTCTTTGAAGGATTTATTTGACGCTGTTAGGAAAAAGCCAGATTTAAACTTAGCATACGGCGGTCCAGGAACCTCTGAAGCTTTAACGCTTAGAAGAATAGAGGAAATGGAGGACATTTCCTTTAACAAAATTCCATTTGAAGGAACCTCCCCTGCATTATCTGCTCTATTGGGTGGACATGTAGAAGTTCTTATTACAAATGCTTCGGAAGTTGTATCACAACTTAAAGACGGGAAAATAAAGGTTCTAGCAGTAGGTGCAGAAGAGCGGATAGATATGATGCCTGATGTACCAACTTATAAGGAAGAAGGATTGGATTTAATACAAGTATCTATGAGAGGTTTCGCAGCACCTAAAGGAATCAGTGATGAGCAACAAAAGTTTCTTGCCGACGTAATTAAGAAAACAATGGAAGATGAAGAGTTTCAAAAAAAGGCTGAGGAAATGGCACTTCCCTTAGACTACAAGGGACCTGAAGAATATAAGGAATTCTTAGAAGATATGAATAAAGATTTGCAAGAAGAGTACGAAAAAAACCCTTGGTAA
- a CDS encoding tripartite tricarboxylate transporter TctB family protein, whose protein sequence is MQFVTIIFIYILSGYFYFEASGFRENAGIFPEMVSLILLVLNTIYLFQELKEKRKISKNNSGKSTIVKPTKQFYVITIASIGYVALLNVIGFLILTPMYLALIMFYLGGKRKKVIFPIVIVFTFAVYISFSSLLNISIPQGIIFNL, encoded by the coding sequence ATGCAATTTGTAACAATTATATTTATCTACATTCTTAGTGGTTATTTTTATTTTGAAGCGTCGGGCTTTAGGGAGAATGCTGGTATATTTCCTGAAATGGTCAGTTTAATACTGCTAGTACTAAATACTATTTATCTCTTTCAGGAGCTTAAAGAAAAAAGAAAGATTAGTAAGAACAATAGTGGAAAAAGCACGATTGTTAAACCCACAAAACAATTTTATGTTATAACTATTGCTTCTATTGGATATGTAGCATTATTAAATGTGATCGGGTTCTTAATTTTAACACCAATGTATCTTGCGCTTATTATGTTCTATTTAGGAGGAAAAAGGAAAAAAGTTATATTTCCTATCGTAATTGTGTTTACATTCGCAGTATATATATCTTTTTCCTCTTTACTTAATATTTCTATTCCACAGGGAATCATTTTTAACTTATAA
- a CDS encoding tripartite tricarboxylate transporter permease has translation MDAVFEALLNTLGWYNILIIFIGAFAGIIVGCIPGFNASVGVALTIPLTFSFPPDTGLILLVSIYAGAIYGGSIAAILINTPGEPGNIITAMDGYNMTKQGLGSKALGMAAIASWIGGTISAIFLFLVAPPLSKITLMFGPFEMFLLAIFGLSLIVGLSKESLVKGLISGGLGVLFATVGIDTITGTYRYTFETPALYQGISLVGLVIGLYSLGAVFELAETKSSTIQTDGIKIDRKHLLPTWKDIKKTYKTIIRSGVIGTFAGITPGAGMSIGSAISWDVARRGSKNPDNFGKGEIEGLAASESGNNGVVGGSLIPLITLGIPGNSVSAIFLGGLLIHGLRPGAELFTTHATVTYGLIWGFVFANFVMIIIGLSASRFFAKLAVIPVYILAPLIFVISTAGTLADRNLIFDVAIMLAFGILGYFLIKVGIPLVPLVLGFILGPIAESEMRRALLITQGDVTPYLTEPIAILLIVLIILSLFGTQLKDLITTMFGRKKEN, from the coding sequence ATGGATGCGGTTTTTGAAGCCTTACTAAATACATTAGGTTGGTATAACATATTAATTATTTTCATTGGTGCTTTTGCGGGGATTATTGTTGGTTGTATACCGGGTTTTAACGCTTCAGTAGGTGTGGCGTTGACTATTCCGCTTACATTTAGTTTTCCTCCAGATACTGGACTTATATTACTAGTTTCAATATATGCTGGCGCAATTTACGGGGGATCGATAGCTGCAATTTTAATTAATACCCCGGGAGAACCAGGCAATATTATTACCGCAATGGACGGTTATAATATGACAAAGCAGGGCCTTGGAAGCAAGGCTCTTGGGATGGCGGCTATTGCATCTTGGATAGGCGGAACTATTAGTGCTATCTTTCTTTTTTTGGTGGCACCACCTTTATCTAAGATAACATTAATGTTTGGGCCATTTGAAATGTTTCTACTAGCTATTTTTGGCTTATCTCTTATTGTAGGGTTATCTAAAGAGTCTTTAGTAAAAGGTTTAATATCCGGCGGGCTAGGAGTTCTATTTGCTACTGTAGGAATAGATACTATTACTGGTACTTATCGATATACTTTTGAGACCCCAGCATTATATCAAGGTATATCACTAGTTGGTTTGGTTATTGGTTTATATTCATTGGGAGCTGTCTTCGAGCTAGCGGAAACGAAGTCCTCTACGATTCAAACTGATGGAATAAAGATAGATAGAAAACATCTACTTCCTACTTGGAAGGATATTAAAAAGACTTACAAAACTATTATTAGAAGTGGGGTAATCGGTACATTTGCCGGGATAACTCCTGGTGCCGGTATGAGTATTGGATCCGCCATTAGCTGGGATGTGGCAAGACGAGGTTCGAAAAACCCTGATAACTTTGGTAAGGGTGAAATAGAAGGCTTGGCAGCATCTGAATCTGGAAATAATGGGGTTGTAGGTGGTTCTTTGATTCCACTAATAACATTAGGAATACCTGGTAATTCCGTTTCTGCAATATTTTTAGGGGGATTATTAATTCACGGCTTACGTCCAGGTGCTGAATTATTTACAACACACGCAACCGTCACCTATGGTTTGATATGGGGATTTGTCTTTGCAAACTTTGTCATGATCATTATTGGGCTTAGTGCATCAAGATTTTTTGCGAAATTGGCGGTTATACCGGTGTACATTTTGGCTCCATTAATTTTTGTTATAAGCACAGCAGGTACTCTAGCAGATAGAAATCTTATATTCGATGTTGCTATTATGTTGGCATTTGGTATACTTGGATATTTCTTAATTAAGGTAGGTATTCCTTTAGTTCCACTCGTTTTAGGATTTATCCTAGGACCAATTGCTGAATCTGAGATGAGAAGGGCATTATTAATTACTCAAGGAGATGTAACACCTTATTTAACAGAACCTATTGCCATTTTATTAATCGTTCTAATCATACTAAGTTTATTTGGAACCCAACTGAAAGATTTAATAACAACTATGTTTGGAAGAAAAAAAGAAAATTAG
- a CDS encoding uroporphyrinogen decarboxylase family protein: protein MKLSHTERIKATLQGKQVDRLPYSFWTHFPTIDLDPYKLANATYEFCKEFEVDFIKNMPNGMYMAEAWSCECDYSHIRQGGVAKVTKFAIDREDDWCNLKQLDVTSGPLGRELKSLDYLVKKVNNDRPVIFTIFSPLTTASKICNSIQPYIENSPDALKEGLQTITEVTIRFAKEALKRGCAGVFFANQLASELYMTEKQYSEFGRPYDLKCLNAIKNDSWFNVMHLHGEKILFDKVKDYPVQAINWHIWDSPPTVEHFFQETDKVIVGGLQRSLITKCDVENLKTQIKEISKKCNKLKLILSPDCVIRYPVHREAITGTKDQIISLTESKDTSEVLHKPHH, encoded by the coding sequence ATGAAATTATCACATACAGAGAGAATAAAAGCAACCTTGCAAGGCAAGCAGGTAGATCGTTTACCATACAGCTTTTGGACACACTTTCCTACCATTGATTTGGATCCTTATAAACTAGCAAATGCAACTTATGAATTTTGTAAAGAATTTGAAGTAGATTTTATTAAGAATATGCCAAATGGTATGTATATGGCTGAAGCTTGGTCATGTGAATGTGACTATAGTCACATTAGACAAGGTGGGGTAGCAAAAGTCACAAAATTTGCTATTGATAGAGAAGATGATTGGTGCAATTTGAAACAATTAGATGTTACCTCTGGACCACTTGGAAGAGAACTTAAGTCTTTAGATTATTTAGTGAAAAAAGTCAATAATGATAGACCAGTCATATTCACTATATTCTCCCCGTTAACAACAGCTAGTAAGATATGTAATTCCATACAACCATATATAGAGAATAGCCCGGATGCGTTAAAAGAAGGATTACAAACTATTACAGAAGTTACGATTAGATTTGCAAAAGAAGCATTAAAAAGGGGGTGTGCTGGTGTATTTTTTGCAAATCAACTTGCTTCTGAATTATATATGACAGAAAAACAATATAGTGAATTTGGCCGACCCTATGATTTAAAATGTTTAAATGCGATAAAAAATGATTCATGGTTTAACGTCATGCATCTACACGGTGAGAAAATATTGTTTGATAAAGTAAAAGATTACCCTGTACAGGCAATCAATTGGCATATATGGGATAGTCCTCCTACAGTTGAACATTTTTTTCAAGAAACTGATAAAGTTATTGTAGGGGGGTTGCAAAGAAGTTTAATTACAAAATGTGATGTAGAGAACCTCAAGACTCAAATTAAAGAAATCAGCAAGAAGTGCAACAAATTGAAACTTATTCTATCCCCGGATTGTGTTATACGTTATCCCGTACATAGGGAAGCGATTACTGGAACAAAAGATCAAATTATAAGTCTGACTGAGTCAAAAGATACTAGTGAGGTTTTACATAAACCTCATCATTAA
- a CDS encoding ROK family glucokinase, with the protein MELLNEGGDIINKWETPTNKKDNGIYIVDDIWNSITNNLAKLPIEKNKILGIDVGAPGFVNEKTGMVYEAVNIGWENFELADLLKDRSGLPVFVENDANLAVLGENWKGAGNQERDIIAVTLGTGVGGGIIANGVILNGFNGTAGEVGHIIVDPNGYPCNCGRIGCLDTVASATGIVHQALDKIEEDPTSTLANYYYRNGNIDAKDIFYLASKGDVTCKNKINRTADVLGLIIANTATIINPTKVLIGGGLSKAGDQVLHLITKYFQKYSLTRISDVCEVKIAQLGNEAGVIGAAYLVKQKLQNL; encoded by the coding sequence GTGGAACTACTAAATGAAGGCGGGGATATTATTAATAAATGGGAGACACCTACTAATAAAAAAGATAATGGTATATATATTGTGGACGATATCTGGAATTCCATCACTAATAACTTAGCCAAATTACCAATTGAAAAAAATAAAATTTTAGGTATAGATGTTGGCGCCCCTGGATTTGTTAATGAAAAAACTGGAATGGTTTACGAAGCAGTAAATATTGGTTGGGAAAACTTTGAACTAGCCGATCTACTAAAAGATCGTTCAGGATTACCAGTCTTTGTTGAAAATGATGCAAATTTAGCAGTTTTAGGTGAGAACTGGAAGGGAGCGGGAAATCAAGAAAGAGATATTATTGCGGTTACACTTGGTACTGGAGTTGGAGGTGGTATTATAGCTAACGGGGTAATTTTAAATGGTTTCAATGGTACAGCTGGGGAGGTTGGTCATATTATCGTCGATCCAAACGGATATCCATGTAATTGTGGTCGTATTGGGTGTCTAGATACGGTTGCTTCGGCAACTGGAATTGTTCATCAAGCCCTTGATAAGATTGAAGAGGATCCTACCAGTACTTTGGCTAACTATTATTATAGGAATGGGAATATTGATGCTAAAGATATTTTTTATTTAGCAAGTAAAGGAGATGTGACCTGTAAGAATAAAATTAATCGAACTGCTGATGTTCTTGGATTGATCATTGCAAACACAGCTACAATAATTAATCCAACAAAAGTTCTTATCGGTGGTGGGTTATCAAAGGCTGGGGATCAGGTACTTCACCTCATAACTAAATACTTTCAAAAATATAGTTTAACTAGAATTAGTGATGTATGTGAAGTGAAAATCGCTCAATTAGGCAATGAGGCAGGGGTTATTGGAGCGGCATATCTTGTCAAACAAAAGCTACAAAACTTATAA